A region of the Paracoccaceae bacterium genome:
GTGGTCACGCCGATGGCGTAGAACTGGCCGCGCCCGCGGTCCATCGCCTGCCGGAAATAGGGACGGAAGCCGTAGTCCTGCCCGACGAAGCTGCCCGGGCGGTTCCAGTTCGAGGCGGCGATGGTGACGCCCTGCGCGTCGATCAGGAACAGTTCCGACGCGCCCGCATGGGCCGCGACGGTTTCCAGATAGCGGTTGGCGGCATCGAGGGCACGCGGATCGGTCAGCGCGGCACGGATGCGGGCATCCTCGCCCGCGACCGAGGGCAGGGCGGCGAAGCGGTCGATTTCGGCCTCGACGGCGCGGGCCGTCAGCAGGAGCGTCCGGTCGAGATCGTCGCGCAGCCCGGCGGTGGCGATCTGGCGGGCCAGCGCATAGGCGAGGAGCGCCGCCAGAAGGGCGGCAAGCAGCGGCAGCAGGGCAGGGCGCAGGCGTGGCATCCCCGCATCCTGCGGAAGGACGGCGCGGACGGAAAGGGGGCGCGCGCGGTTCACCGGTGGAAAGGCCGCCCGGCGGTCACGGGCAGGGCCGCAGCGTGAGGGGCGCGCCGGGGGCGGCGCCGAGGTCGTGGCAGGCCGCGGCGTCGCAGAGCCGCCAGCCCGCGCCGGTGGCGCCCGAGGCCGCGAGCGTCAGGGCGGGCAGCGACAGTCCGGGCGACCAGGTCCACCAGCCGTCGGCCAGGACGGCGCCGGGGCCCGGTTCCATGCCCGCGCCCGAACCGCGCACCGCGGCGCGGTCGAGATGCAGGGCGCCCTCGGCGATGCGCCAGTGCTCGCGCCATTCGGTGCGTTCGACCGAATGGGTCCAGGTGAGCGTGAAGGCGGGACCGGCCAGCAGGATCGCCGCCGCCCCCGCCACGAGGCAGGTCACGCCCGCGCCCTCTGCATCAGGTAGTGCTGGGCGACGAACAGCGCGACCAGGGCAAAGCCCACCCCGTCGGTCGCGGGCAGGGCCAGCACCAGCGCCCCGGCCGCCGCCATCGCAAGTGACCGCTGCCAGAGCGTCAGCGGCCGCCCGAGCCAGCCGATCACCGCCACGCCCCAGAGACCGATGGCCAGCGCCGTCTTGGCCACGACATAGACCACCGCCGCGCCATAGCCCATGGACTGCGCCACCGGCCCGCCGTCCTGCAGCATCAGCGCGGGGGAATAGACCGCCATGAAGGGGATCACGAAGCCCGCCGCCGCGATCTTGACGGCGTTGAGGCTGATGGTCAGGCCGCGTTCCTTGGCGATCGGCGCGGCGGCGAAGCAGGCCAGCGCCACCGGCGGCGTGAGATCGGCGAGGATGCCGAAGTAGAACACGAACATGTGGCTGACGATCAGCGGCACGCCCAGTTCCAGCAGCGCCGGGCCGGCGATGGAGGAGGTGATGATGTAGTTGGGGATGGTGGGGATGCCCATGCCCAGCACGATGCAGGTGATCATCGTCAGGACCAGCGACAGGAACAGGCTGCTTTCGCCCACGCCCACGATGAACTGGCCGAAGGTGTTGGCGGCCCCGGTCAGCGTCATGGTGCCGATGATCACCCCGACCAGCGCGCAGGCGATGCCGACCGGCAGCGCGGTGCGGGCGCCATCGGCCAGCGCGTCGCGGCAGATGACCAGCGTCTCGCGCCCGCCGCGGGTCAGCGCGTTGGCCGCCACCAGCGCCACCACCGTGCCCAGCATCACCTTCGTTCCGAATTGCAGGAAGGCGGCGGCGAGCAGGCCGAGGCCGATCCAGAACACCAGGCGCAGAACG
Encoded here:
- a CDS encoding DUF1850 domain-containing protein gives rise to the protein MTCLVAGAAAILLAGPAFTLTWTHSVERTEWREHWRIAEGALHLDRAAVRGSGAGMEPGPGAVLADGWWTWSPGLSLPALTLAASGATGAGWRLCDAAACHDLGAAPGAPLTLRPCP